The Deltaproteobacteria bacterium region CTATGGGCGAGGGCAGGGTGCTCTTGCCGTGGGGGGCAACCGAGCGGGTCACACGCAAGATCGACGCGACCAATCCCGATGATTTGACCTACGCGGAATTGGAATGCCGCAAACGAGTGATGGAAGAGGTTGATCGACTACGGCGCGACATCCCCGGCTTCAGAAATGCACACCTGTGTCATATCGCCGATCAGCTTGGCATCACCGAGAGTCGCCGCTTGGTCGGCGAGTATATGCTCGACCGTGGCGATATCGACAAACCGTGCGATGACGTTATCGCCATCACCGGCCATTGGACTCAATACGAATCTCTCTACTACATTCCTTATCGTTCGCTCTTGCCGAAAGAGTTCTCGAACCTGCTTGTTGCTGGACGGTGTATTTCCGTCGATCATCGCGTGCACCATGCCACCAAAGAGATCCCTCCCTGTATGGCGACTGGTGAAGCTGCGGGTACGGCGGCTGCGCTAGCGGTCCGAGGCAATTTCGATCCGAAGCATCTCGACGTAAGAACACTGCAACAGCGATTAGAAGCACGAGGGGCGATTGTGCGGTTGTGAAGAGCGGGCAGCGGTCACGTGCGAGGCAATCGAACGGAGACTGGGCGGGCTTCTCCTGCTCTGCTGGGATTCGGCGCTGCCTCATCCCAGCCTCCGACCCTAACGACAAGGATCAGCCGCGGCTGGCGAGGAGCGAAGCGACGAGACAGACGTCGGCTGGATCCGCTTGTTAGGCGGCTGACGCACTACTGGTACCTCCTGCGCTTGAATGCGGCGATATCTTCGGTGGTAAGCGCAAACCATTCACCACGCACTCGTCTGGATGCGAAGCGGCGATGCCAGTACGCTTCAATGCCTTCCGGATCGTCGGTTTCAATGATATGCACATGCTTGAGCTCCTCGGGGAGCAGTAAAGAAATCTCACGACGCCTGCGCGTTACATCATTGGAGCGCCCGATCTTGAAGTGCGCACCGTGCTTGACAAGGTAAACATAGCCGGCGACTGCAGTTACAGATCTAGCGGTCTCTTTGGGATTGCGGGGCGATGCTGTCGGTATGAGCGGTAGAAGATCATCAAGCTTGTTGGACTGGCAATAGGTCCGCGCAACGTCTGGGAGGTTGGAGAATGCACCACCTGACGCAGTCAAGAACGCCTCATAACTAGGGAAGGACTTGTCCGTAGCTCTTGCAGCCTTGATATGGCCCTTGGTCGGAAACTTGCCGATGCGGCGCATGAGCGCAACCAGCGATGCGAGCACTACTTGCGGATCTGAAGCGACATTCAGCGCATTTCTGGATAGACCAGCGGCCACCAGGGCATCGCTGTAGCTACTGAAGCCAGCGGCCCACAAGTGGGAGCGCTTTAGACCGGTGGACGCAAGAAACAAGCGCTCTCCAAGAGGCTTGCCGCCATTCTCCTTGGCGAGGCGCAGGATTTCAGTTGTGATCTTTTCGGGGCTCATCGACATTCCAGAAGCCGCCTAACCATTGATTATCAGGTCACTTTGCCCTGATAATATGATATTAGACTGGTTTTCAGGCAGTTTCGCCCCGTGCCTATTATCAACGGTCTCAAGGCCCCGTGACGGCAACCAGATATGCCTGACACAATAAGAAGTCAACAGCCAAAACTCCTTGATGAAGTCCTTCATGTGCTCCGTCTCCACTATTACTCCATTCGTACCGAGCGGTCTTATGGGGATGGGATCGTCCGGTTTGTCCGGTTTAGAGCCTATCTGCATAACTACTATCGGCCGCTGCTGTCATTCTGAGCCCTGTCCCGAATGCAGAGAGGGAGCTTGCAAAGAATCTTGCTTGACCCGCTGAAGAAAGATGTCTCGCGGAGTTTATCCTGAGCGTCCTTCGACTTCGCTGCGCTACGCTCAGGATGAGCGGAAGCGAAGGGCTCGACATGACATATGGTCCACCGTTATTCGGATGGACACTTACGGCCTGCGTTCCGCGCGGACCTCTTCCCCGCCGCCCCAAAGTTCGTGCCTCTTGCTGGATGCGGCTCAGTTCTGCTGCCTCGAATTCGGCTTCCAGGCTGGGCAGCCCCTGGCATCATGTGCTAAGGGGAACACTCGGGAGGATCTATATATGGCCAATGTCGCAGAACTCTGTACGAAAACGCTGCACGAAGTCGCTGGGCTCATCAAAAAAAAGGAAGTCTCGCCGGTCGAGCTGACCGAGGCGATGCTTGCCCGTATCTCTGCCCATGACGGAAAACTCCATAGCTATCTGACTGTCACTGCGGACTTGGCGCTGCAGCAAGCCCGTGCCGCCGAGCAAGAGATTGCCAAGGGTGTTTACCGTGGACCGCTGCACGGAGTGCCCATCGCGGTGAAGGATCTCTGCTTCACCAAGGGGATTCGCACCACCTGCGCGTCAAAAATTCTGGCCGACTGGAAACCGGACCACGACGCCACAGTCGTGGAAAGGCTCGCTGCCGCCGGCACCGTGCTGCTGGGCAAGTTGGGCATGACCGAGTTTGCCTTAGCCGGGTATCATCCCTCGATTCATCCGCCGGTGAATCCCTGGGCGGCGAATCGTTGGCCGGGAGCATCTTCCAGCGGCAGCGGAGTGGCGACGGCGGCTGCGCTCTGCTTTGGGGCGCTGGGCTCCGACACCGGCGGTTCGATTCGTTTTCCTTCGGCGGCGTGTAGCATTGTCGGTGTGAAGCCGACCTACGGCAAAGTCAGCCGCCATGGCGTGTTTCCGCTGGGCGAATCGCTCGATCACATTGGCCCCATGACCCGGTGCGTGCTCGATGCCGCGATCATGCTGCGAGCGATTGCCGGCTTTGATCCGAAAGATCCGACCACGCGGCGCGAAACCGTGCGCGATTATCTCGACATGGTGCGGAATGGCGTCAAAGGGTTGCGGATTGGTGTCGATCAAGACTACTGCACGAAGAATGTCGATCCCCAGGTGAGCAAGGCGGTGCTGGCAACCACAGCCGTGCTCAAGGATCTGGGAGCGGAGATCCGCGAAGTGCGGTTCTCGGTCAGCGATCAAGACAGCGACGATTGGTTCTCGCTTTGCGCGGCGGAAACCGCAGCTGCGCACGAGAAATTCTTCCCGTCCCGGGCAGCGGATTACGGCCCGACCTTCCGTGCGTTTCTGGAAGAGGGTGCGAAGGTGAGTGGCGCGGCGTATGTGAACGCTACCGTGCGGCGGCAATTCGTCAGACGCGCGCTTGACGATCTTTTTCAGCGGGTGGATTTGCTGCTCGCTCCGTCGGCGTCGTTTTTGCCGATGTTGCTCTCCGACTTTCGCCCGGATGCGCCGTTCCCGCGTAGCGCAGCGCCGGGACTGTTACGCCACACCGCGCCGTTCGACTTGACCGGTAGCCCGACGATTTCTCTGCCGTGTGGATTCAGCACGGAAGGGCTACCGATCAGCTTGCAGTTGGTTGGCCGGCATGGAGAAGAGGGTCTTGTCATGCAGGCGGGCCACGCCTACGAGCAAGCGACCGAGTGGCATACGCGGCAGCCTGCGTTGTAGGTGAGCATGAAAAAGGACGGTCTTCCTCTGGAAGAGAGGAGGATTGCTAGTTTTTGTCATTGCGAACGGAGTGAAGCAATCTCTGCTCTGCGGATAGCTCGATCTCGTTCACGAACGTAACTCCGGCTCGCTACCGCTGCCGTAATTGAGCGGTCCTGGGCGTGCGTGGCGGGCCGTATAACGATGTAGGCAAGCCGGAGTGCTCCAATATCGGTTGACGCAGTGACAGGCAGACATATGCCGCGAAAAATACGAGAGCTTATCCGTGATCTCAACGCCGTGGGGTTTTACGAAATCCCAGGTGGCGGTAAAGGTGCGCATCGTAAATTCACGCATGCCAGATACGCTGGTGCTGTGACCCTCAGCGGGCATTCTGGCGATGATGCAAAGCCCTACCAAGAAAAGCAAGTGAAGCATGCAATCGAGCAGGTGAAGCCATGAGAGAGAGCGACCAGTACCATAAATGGGTTGAATGGAGCGGGGAAGACCAAACCTACATTGGGAAATGCCCGGATCTCGTGACCGGCATTCATGGTGATGATCCCGTGAGACTGTACCGCGAATTATGCGAAGTCGTCGATGAGGTGATTCGCCACTTCATCGACGAAGGACGCCCGCTCCCCCGCCCACGTGTCCACCCTATGCAGGAAGTCGGGTAGGAAAAAGAGGCAACCATAGATTGCCCTTACTTCTCGCCCTTGTATAAAATCCCTTGCCTATATAGCGCTGCGACGGAGTCCTGCGAGCGGCCCAGATATTGGGTGAGCACGGCTTCGTTATGCTCGCCGAGGATCGGTGCCTCCATCGGTAATTCCTCCGGGAAGGCTGAGAACTTAAAAGGAAACCCAGGAATCGTTATTTCGCCAAGAAAACGATCCGGCACCTGCCGCACCATGCGCCGCGCGGTGAAGTACGGGTGCGAGACCGTCTCTTCGATCGACAACACCGGGCCGGCGGGAACGCGGTGTTCTGCGAGTGCTTTGAGCACTGCGTCGTCATCGGGGAAGGTTTGCATCCAGGCTTCAATTATGGCGATGAGTTCTTTTTGGTTGCGGCCTCGTCGCCCTGCAGAAGAGAAACGCGGATCGTCCACCAGCTCCGGTTTCCCGAGAGCACGTGTGACGCTGGGCCATTGTCGCTCCAGCGCCAGAATCACGATCCAGCCTTTGGGGCCTTTGAAGACACCCTGCGGGCACGAGCCGTAGTGATGAATGCCGAACCGCATAGGCTTGTAAGCGCCTTTGTTGGCGGCGAACATTTGCACTTCCACCGACTGCATGTGGTAGAGCGCGTCCACCATAGCAATGTCGATATGCTGGCCTTGTCCGGTGCGGTTGCGGTGGAACAGTGCGTATCCCAGAGAAGCGAAGGCATTCACGCCGGCAATGCCATCGGCAATGGCCACACCAACGAAACGTGGCGGACCGTCGGGATCGCCCGTCATATGCATCACCCCCGAGAATGCCTGCGCGATGTAGTCGTAGCCGGTGAGGTGCGACAGCGGACTCTTGCGACCGAACGCGGAGACCGAACACATGATGATGCCGGGATTGATTTGCTTCAGAGCATCGTAATTGAGCCCGCGTTTGTCCATCACGCCTGGGCCATAATTCTCGATCACAACATCTACGTGCGGGATCAAGGCGCGAATCAGTTCGACGCCTTCAGGTTTGCTGAAATCCACGCAGAAGCTTTTCTTGCCACGATTCTGTTGGACGAAGTAGGCGCTGCGCCCCTCTTTCAGAAAGGGGAGGCCGCGCGACGGATCGCCGCCTTTCGCCTGTTCGACCTTGATGATCTCGGCCCCGAGTTCGGC contains the following coding sequences:
- a CDS encoding CoA transferase; its protein translation is MENGSQPLMLDGIKVLDFTQYLAGPTATRLMAELGAEIIKVEQAKGGDPSRGLPFLKEGRSAYFVQQNRGKKSFCVDFSKPEGVELIRALIPHVDVVIENYGPGVMDKRGLNYDALKQINPGIIMCSVSAFGRKSPLSHLTGYDYIAQAFSGVMHMTGDPDGPPRFVGVAIADGIAGVNAFASLGYALFHRNRTGQGQHIDIAMVDALYHMQSVEVQMFAANKGAYKPMRFGIHHYGSCPQGVFKGPKGWIVILALERQWPSVTRALGKPELVDDPRFSSAGRRGRNQKELIAIIEAWMQTFPDDDAVLKALAEHRVPAGPVLSIEETVSHPYFTARRMVRQVPDRFLGEITIPGFPFKFSAFPEELPMEAPILGEHNEAVLTQYLGRSQDSVAALYRQGILYKGEK
- a CDS encoding pilus assembly protein HicB, producing the protein MRESDQYHKWVEWSGEDQTYIGKCPDLVTGIHGDDPVRLYRELCEVVDEVIRHFIDEGRPLPRPRVHPMQEVG
- a CDS encoding type II toxin-antitoxin system HicA family toxin, which produces MPRKIRELIRDLNAVGFYEIPGGGKGAHRKFTHARYAGAVTLSGHSGDDAKPYQEKQVKHAIEQVKP
- a CDS encoding amidase — encoded protein: MANVAELCTKTLHEVAGLIKKKEVSPVELTEAMLARISAHDGKLHSYLTVTADLALQQARAAEQEIAKGVYRGPLHGVPIAVKDLCFTKGIRTTCASKILADWKPDHDATVVERLAAAGTVLLGKLGMTEFALAGYHPSIHPPVNPWAANRWPGASSSGSGVATAAALCFGALGSDTGGSIRFPSAACSIVGVKPTYGKVSRHGVFPLGESLDHIGPMTRCVLDAAIMLRAIAGFDPKDPTTRRETVRDYLDMVRNGVKGLRIGVDQDYCTKNVDPQVSKAVLATTAVLKDLGAEIREVRFSVSDQDSDDWFSLCAAETAAAHEKFFPSRAADYGPTFRAFLEEGAKVSGAAYVNATVRRQFVRRALDDLFQRVDLLLAPSASFLPMLLSDFRPDAPFPRSAAPGLLRHTAPFDLTGSPTISLPCGFSTEGLPISLQLVGRHGEEGLVMQAGHAYEQATEWHTRQPAL
- a CDS encoding GIY-YIG nuclease family protein; this translates as MSPEKITTEILRLAKENGGKPLGERLFLASTGLKRSHLWAAGFSSYSDALVAAGLSRNALNVASDPQVVLASLVALMRRIGKFPTKGHIKAARATDKSFPSYEAFLTASGGAFSNLPDVARTYCQSNKLDDLLPLIPTASPRNPKETARSVTAVAGYVYLVKHGAHFKIGRSNDVTRRRREISLLLPEELKHVHIIETDDPEGIEAYWHRRFASRRVRGEWFALTTEDIAAFKRRRYQ